The following are from one region of the Lacinutrix sp. Bg11-31 genome:
- a CDS encoding GIY-YIG nuclease family protein translates to MKYYYVYILECSDNSYYTGMTNDIERRLVQHKTKRSRDSYTASRLPIELVWHLQCTNPTEAIKIEKQIKGWTRKKKKALINENCQDLIAFSKNYTEFGHPSKRE, encoded by the coding sequence ATGAAATATTACTACGTTTACATACTAGAATGTTCAGATAATTCTTATTATACAGGAATGACAAATGACATTGAAAGAAGGTTAGTACAACATAAAACAAAAAGAAGTAGAGATAGTTATACAGCTAGTCGATTGCCAATAGAGTTAGTTTGGCATCTTCAATGTACAAATCCAACAGAAGCTATAAAAATTGAAAAACAAATAAAAGGCTGGACACGAAAAAAGAAAAAAGCTTTAATTAATGAGAACTGTCAAGATTTAATAGCATTTTCTAAAAATTATACTGAATTTGGTCACCCAAGTAAACGAGAATAG
- a CDS encoding DinB family protein — MKNRMLVAIMVEYRRATVELKNITSNLNEDEFSKIRDLKTIDPDCKSILTVVNHCIQCGYTYANYIDALTKDSTWLEYDKTNTNPLLAIEELDKMLDYTESILEKISHFTDKELQQFQIKVRWQVTYDVEQLLEHAIVHVLRHRLQIENFLKD; from the coding sequence ATGAAGAATAGAATGCTTGTTGCCATAATGGTAGAATATAGAAGAGCAACAGTAGAACTTAAAAATATTACTTCTAATTTAAATGAAGACGAGTTTTCTAAAATCAGAGATTTAAAAACTATAGATCCAGATTGTAAATCTATTCTAACAGTAGTAAACCATTGTATTCAATGTGGTTATACTTATGCGAATTATATTGATGCTCTAACTAAAGATAGTACTTGGCTGGAGTATGATAAAACGAATACAAATCCATTACTTGCTATTGAAGAACTGGATAAGATGTTGGATTACACCGAAAGTATTTTAGAAAAAATAAGTCATTTTACAGATAAAGAATTACAGCAATTTCAAATTAAAGTAAGATGGCAAGTTACTTACGATGTAGAGCAACTATTAGAGCACGCAATTGTACATGTTTTAAGACATCGCTTACAAATAGAGAATTTTCTTAAAGACTAG
- a CDS encoding gluconolaconase, producing the protein MKLLKYTFLLSILVVMSCKEKKEQEALFPVDKTKVNNNSKTVSLELLWKTDALLTTSEAVRHNENKDVIYVANIGAVPPNAKDGDGTLSIIDTNGKIVTQNWVTGLNAPKGMNIFNGKLYVADIDEVVKVDIESGTIEKHFKIEGSKFLNDIDIDAQGSVYVTDTYGNKIYKITNDEVTEWKTFGDFNPNGIFVENNRILAVSYTKGDFIAIDKETKVETLLAKGIKGGDGIVSIAEGYIVSNWEGEVYFVSKTLKGEAATKILDTKDEKINAADIAIIPNKNILLIPTFFANTVDAYKINVN; encoded by the coding sequence ATGAAACTATTAAAATACACTTTCCTATTATCTATTCTTGTTGTAATGTCTTGTAAGGAGAAAAAAGAACAAGAAGCTTTGTTTCCTGTAGATAAAACTAAAGTTAATAATAATTCAAAAACAGTATCGTTAGAACTACTTTGGAAAACAGATGCGTTACTTACAACATCAGAAGCTGTAAGGCACAACGAGAATAAAGATGTTATTTATGTTGCTAATATAGGTGCAGTACCTCCAAATGCTAAAGATGGAGATGGTACTTTGTCTATAATAGATACCAATGGAAAAATAGTAACCCAAAATTGGGTAACTGGTTTAAATGCGCCTAAAGGAATGAATATATTCAATGGCAAACTTTACGTAGCAGACATTGACGAAGTTGTAAAAGTTGATATTGAATCTGGAACCATAGAAAAGCACTTTAAAATTGAAGGATCAAAGTTTTTAAATGATATAGATATTGATGCTCAAGGAAGTGTTTATGTAACAGATACGTATGGTAATAAAATTTATAAAATAACTAATGATGAAGTTACCGAATGGAAAACGTTTGGAGATTTTAATCCAAATGGTATTTTTGTAGAGAACAATCGCATACTAGCAGTGTCTTACACTAAAGGAGATTTTATAGCTATAGATAAAGAGACAAAAGTAGAAACACTTTTAGCAAAAGGTATAAAAGGAGGAGATGGTATTGTCTCTATTGCAGAAGGTTATATTGTCTCTAATTGGGAAGGCGAAGTTTACTTTGTTTCAAAAACCTTAAAAGGCGAAGCTGCTACAAAAATTTTAGATACTAAAGACGAAAAAATTAATGCAGCAGATATTGCTATAATTCCAAATAAAAACATTTTGCTAATACCTACGTTTTTTGCTAATACAGTAGATGCTTATAAAATTAATGTGAATTAA